A stretch of the Synechocystis sp. PCC 7338 genome encodes the following:
- a CDS encoding transglycosylase SLT domain-containing protein — MVWHYSDIMHKKSKAQLQDYLKDLTAMGDASSEQMEPDQDGHQGETTETASSPPKKRLSLPNLSPPAIANPHWEPGSDHVSSLGPEDQQSTITAPLNGHDQSLAEEDKTQGHVRSKRWLWLGGILVLLVGGTALTLPRALEMVNGWRQEAQMRAYEQEQHQDSEVLRLALLTPEQRRSRLQAIANQEELSLERSRARFLLAGDLLAKFEGGPAIRVLEGLEVQYPVLASYILLMRGRGYQLSNENDQAEATWQSILDQYPDSPVVVNALENLGSLDEAYWQQAIADHPGHPRTLAILHQQLESEPNSLEIQRQILQNHPTDGRTAAVIDGLKANHQGNLTPEDWQAMGDNFWHRRIYNQAIALYQKAPSNARNLYRLARAQQISKLDNEAKENYRQLIATYPDSSETALALRRLAELVPPTEGMQYLQQLEQQFPDQGASALAARIDLLAKFDANQAQQARQTLLQKYSNSDAAANYRWRQAQEFAKAGNYTEAWRWAKEIANQNPQSDVTPKAIFWIGKWAQQLGRSGDSKAAFETVLAQYPQSYYAWRSAVLLGWQVGDFNSVRFLNPPVTVPDQRPLPPAGSPTFRELYRLAQDKEAIELFDAEIRARAEGEATPELTVNEGFTEALLKLTQQEYLQGINQVLNLRNPEDPEQRKQWEELRSTRDYWQTLFPFPYQKLIFEWSEKRQVNPFLVTALIRQESRFEKDIQSPVGATGLMQVMPATAAWIAPQIGLQEYSLTDPTDNVNMGTWYFDHTHKTYNNNSALAVASYNAGPGNVAKWLQEFNNADPDLFVERIPFAETKGYVEAVFGNYWNYLRIYDPDVEKLMGQVGKS, encoded by the coding sequence GTGGTTTGGCATTACTCCGACATTATGCACAAGAAATCAAAGGCCCAGTTGCAGGATTATCTCAAGGATTTAACCGCAATGGGGGACGCTTCATCAGAGCAGATGGAGCCTGACCAAGATGGGCACCAAGGGGAAACAACGGAAACCGCCAGTTCTCCTCCCAAGAAAAGGTTATCTTTGCCCAATTTATCCCCCCCGGCGATCGCCAATCCGCATTGGGAGCCAGGGTCAGATCATGTATCATCCTTGGGCCCTGAAGATCAACAAAGTACAATTACCGCTCCGTTGAATGGCCATGACCAATCTCTGGCAGAGGAAGATAAAACCCAAGGCCATGTCCGGAGTAAGCGCTGGCTCTGGTTGGGAGGCATATTGGTGCTGTTGGTGGGAGGTACGGCCCTAACTTTGCCCAGGGCTCTGGAAATGGTGAACGGATGGCGACAGGAAGCCCAAATGCGGGCCTACGAGCAGGAACAACATCAAGATTCGGAAGTATTACGTTTGGCCCTATTAACCCCGGAGCAACGGCGGAGCAGACTGCAGGCGATCGCCAATCAGGAAGAATTGTCTTTGGAAAGGAGTAGGGCTCGGTTTTTATTAGCAGGGGATTTGCTGGCCAAGTTTGAAGGAGGCCCGGCGATCCGAGTACTGGAAGGATTAGAAGTGCAATATCCGGTGTTAGCATCCTACATTTTACTCATGCGGGGCCGGGGCTATCAATTAAGCAACGAAAATGACCAGGCCGAAGCCACCTGGCAAAGCATTTTAGACCAATATCCTGATTCCCCCGTAGTGGTTAATGCCCTGGAAAATTTGGGCAGTTTGGATGAAGCCTATTGGCAACAGGCGATCGCCGACCATCCGGGCCATCCCCGCACCCTAGCGATTCTCCACCAGCAGTTAGAAAGTGAACCTAATTCTCTGGAAATCCAACGGCAAATTTTGCAAAATCACCCCACCGATGGCCGCACCGCCGCTGTGATCGATGGTCTCAAAGCCAACCACCAGGGAAATTTAACCCCGGAGGATTGGCAAGCCATGGGGGATAATTTTTGGCATCGTCGCATTTATAACCAGGCGATCGCCCTCTACCAAAAGGCCCCCAGCAATGCCCGCAATCTTTACCGTTTAGCCCGGGCCCAACAAATTAGCAAGCTGGACAATGAAGCCAAGGAAAACTACCGGCAATTAATTGCCACCTATCCCGACAGTTCAGAAACGGCCCTAGCCCTAAGACGTTTGGCAGAATTGGTCCCCCCCACTGAAGGAATGCAATATCTACAGCAGTTAGAGCAACAATTTCCTGACCAAGGGGCCTCTGCCCTAGCGGCCCGCATAGATTTATTGGCAAAATTTGATGCCAACCAAGCCCAACAGGCTCGCCAGACCCTACTGCAAAAGTATTCTAACTCCGATGCCGCCGCTAATTACCGGTGGCGCCAGGCCCAGGAGTTTGCTAAAGCTGGTAACTATACTGAAGCTTGGCGCTGGGCCAAGGAAATTGCTAATCAAAATCCCCAGAGTGACGTTACTCCCAAAGCTATTTTTTGGATCGGTAAATGGGCCCAGCAACTAGGGCGATCAGGCGATTCCAAAGCCGCTTTTGAAACAGTGCTGGCTCAATATCCCCAGTCCTATTACGCTTGGCGATCGGCGGTGTTACTGGGCTGGCAGGTGGGGGACTTTAACTCCGTACGTTTTCTCAATCCCCCGGTGACGGTGCCGGACCAACGGCCCTTACCCCCTGCTGGTTCCCCCACTTTTCGGGAGTTATATCGTCTGGCCCAAGACAAAGAGGCGATCGAATTATTTGACGCAGAAATTCGAGCTAGGGCAGAAGGGGAAGCCACACCGGAGCTAACGGTCAATGAAGGCTTTACAGAAGCCCTGCTTAAATTGACCCAACAGGAATATTTGCAGGGCATCAACCAAGTGTTAAATTTGCGCAATCCCGAGGACCCGGAACAGAGAAAACAATGGGAAGAACTACGGAGCACTAGGGATTATTGGCAAACCCTCTTTCCCTTTCCCTACCAAAAGTTAATTTTTGAGTGGTCGGAAAAACGCCAGGTGAATCCCTTTTTGGTCACGGCGTTAATTCGCCAGGAATCCCGATTTGAAAAGGATATCCAGTCTCCCGTGGGCGCGACGGGGTTGATGCAGGTGATGCCCGCCACGGCGGCATGGATTGCTCCCCAAATCGGATTGCAGGAATATTCCCTCACCGATCCCACCGATAATGTCAATATGGGCACCTGGTATTTTGACCACACCCATAAAACCTATAACAATAATTCGGCCCTGGCGGTGGCCAGCTACAATGCGGGGCCGGGCAATGTGGCCAAATGGTTACAGGAATTTAATAACGCTGATCCTGACCTCTTTGTAGAGCGCATTCCCTTTGCAGAAACTAAGGGCTATGTGGAGGCAGTGTTTGGCAATTACTGGAATTATTTACGCATTTATGACCCCGATGTGGAGAAACTGATGGGGCAGGTGGGAAAGAGTTAA
- a CDS encoding squalene/phytoene synthase family protein — translation MSGVDRMSLRRNALKVLQETSRTFYIPISILPDQLLDAVASAYLCMRAIDEVEDHPDLDAETKARILNQISLNLQSATENSHSDDFIRGLDSYCNLLPEVTLRVGEWALLAPETIAPRVWDATAAMSDRMAFWAIHNWQIKTENELDQYTFSVAGAVGLLLSDLWAWHDGTQTNRSHAIGFGRGLQAVNIVRNYKEDQRRGVSFFPQGWELADMHKYARYNLALADQYTKSLPHGPALNFCKIPLTLAYGTLDVLALGKEKLSRSDVMALVNRVIAS, via the coding sequence GTGTCAGGAGTTGATCGCATGAGCCTACGTCGTAATGCCCTTAAGGTTTTGCAAGAAACCAGTCGGACATTCTACATTCCCATTAGCATTTTGCCTGATCAGCTTCTCGATGCAGTGGCTTCTGCCTACCTTTGTATGCGGGCGATCGATGAAGTGGAAGACCATCCCGACCTCGATGCTGAGACAAAAGCGAGAATTCTCAATCAGATTAGTCTCAATCTCCAGAGTGCGACGGAAAACTCCCACAGCGACGATTTTATCCGGGGATTAGATTCGTATTGCAACCTGTTGCCGGAGGTAACTTTAAGGGTGGGGGAATGGGCCCTGTTGGCCCCCGAAACCATTGCCCCCAGGGTGTGGGATGCAACGGCGGCCATGTCGGACCGAATGGCTTTTTGGGCAATCCACAACTGGCAAATCAAAACGGAAAATGAGTTAGATCAATACACTTTTAGTGTAGCTGGGGCCGTAGGTCTGCTCCTGTCTGATCTGTGGGCTTGGCACGATGGCACCCAAACGAACCGCTCCCATGCCATTGGTTTTGGTCGGGGGCTCCAGGCGGTAAACATTGTCCGCAACTACAAGGAAGACCAGCGCCGGGGGGTAAGCTTTTTTCCCCAGGGTTGGGAGCTGGCGGATATGCATAAGTATGCCCGTTACAATTTGGCGTTGGCGGATCAATACACCAAATCTTTGCCCCACGGCCCGGCCCTCAATTTTTGTAAAATTCCCCTCACCCTAGCCTATGGCACCTTGGATGTGTTGGCGCTGGGTAAAGAAAAGCTCAGCCGCAGTGACGTGATGGCTCTGGTCAATCGGGTCATTGCCAGCTAG
- a CDS encoding sensor histidine kinase — protein MLRSTNLNPMAKLSLGSRLFLSHILVMLVGLGSFVSMAKISSPRMFILRLEELESQGFITVRSAKTYLIRGFETAWNRSSLWAIIFGASAAGGLSFLAADRIMQPLDRLKLATKNLAEGDLQSRMPPSNIPELEELGQSFNRMADSLENVEQQRRELVSDLTHELRSPLTVVRGYLEQLAEGTVAGDPELYQRLVGETRRLERLTVDLQELSKVEAGYLSIQRQPLDLYPLLVKLQQRFTDQLLDEGPELILAASSPLPPVWADPDRTEQILVNLIGNAVRYTPSGAITIDAHRGNDREKDNLLWVTVTDTGIGISQEDFPYVFERFWRADKSRSRYSGGTGLGLAIAKRLVELQGGSLTVASTLGQGSEFAFSLPLL, from the coding sequence ATGCTTAGATCCACCAACCTCAATCCTATGGCTAAACTCAGTCTTGGTTCCCGCCTTTTCCTGTCCCATATACTGGTGATGCTAGTGGGGTTGGGCAGTTTTGTTTCCATGGCGAAAATTTCTTCCCCCCGCATGTTTATTTTGCGCCTAGAAGAGTTGGAAAGTCAGGGATTTATCACTGTTCGTTCCGCCAAAACCTATTTGATCCGGGGTTTTGAAACCGCCTGGAATCGTAGTTCTCTCTGGGCGATTATTTTTGGGGCTAGCGCCGCCGGGGGATTAAGTTTTTTGGCTGCCGACCGCATTATGCAACCCCTCGATCGCCTGAAATTAGCTACGAAAAATTTGGCAGAGGGCGACTTGCAAAGCCGGATGCCTCCCAGTAACATTCCCGAGTTGGAGGAGTTGGGCCAGAGTTTTAATCGCATGGCGGATAGCTTGGAAAATGTGGAACAACAACGGCGGGAATTGGTGAGTGACCTAACCCACGAATTGCGTTCCCCTTTGACGGTGGTGCGGGGTTATTTGGAACAATTGGCGGAGGGCACCGTTGCCGGAGATCCGGAACTGTACCAACGGCTGGTGGGGGAAACCCGGAGGTTAGAACGGCTGACAGTGGATTTGCAGGAATTGTCCAAAGTAGAGGCGGGTTATTTATCCATCCAACGACAACCTCTAGATCTTTATCCTCTGTTGGTAAAACTACAACAACGGTTTACAGATCAGCTATTGGACGAAGGGCCGGAGTTAATCCTCGCCGCTAGTTCTCCCCTACCCCCGGTGTGGGCCGACCCAGACCGCACTGAGCAAATTTTGGTCAATTTAATTGGTAATGCGGTGCGCTATACCCCCAGTGGTGCCATTACCATCGATGCTCACCGTGGTAACGACCGAGAAAAGGACAATCTACTCTGGGTGACGGTGACGGATACGGGCATTGGTATTAGTCAAGAAGACTTCCCCTATGTGTTTGAGCGATTTTGGCGAGCTGATAAATCCCGTTCCCGTTATTCCGGTGGCACTGGTTTGGGACTGGCGATCGCCAAACGGTTGGTGGAGTTGCAGGGAGGTAGTTTAACTGTGGCAAGTACCCTAGGCCAGGGCAGTGAGTTTGCATTTTCTCTGCCGTTGCTTTAA
- a CDS encoding ABC transporter substrate-binding protein, whose product MKFFKITILMISLIVLTSCQAPGINGDGDRKQVTILGVMIGEQQEKIERALAPFTEATGIEVVYEGTDTFATTLPIRVDSGRAPDLAMFPQPGLMADFAREGKLVPLGEILTSEEMTEAYGQAWLDLASVDGTVYGVWYRASVKSLVWFNPQQFAAHGYEVPGTWEEMIVLSQQIIDEGKTPWCLGIESGDATGWVGTDWVEDIMLRTAGPATYDQWVNHQIPFNAPVVQNAFNVFGEIAQNEKMIYGGKVGALSTPFGDSILGLFTDPPHCYLHRQGNFIAAFLPPDLNPAEVDVFPLPPIDPAYGLPILVGGDIFAMFNDTPEARQLMAYLASAQPHEVAATLGAYISPHKNIDLNLYPDRLTRKQAEILSNAEVIRFDASDMMPGAVGTGTFWSGMVDYIGGTDSTQVLDTIERSWPR is encoded by the coding sequence CTGATGATTAGCCTGATTGTTCTTACCAGTTGTCAGGCCCCGGGGATCAATGGGGACGGAGACAGAAAGCAGGTGACCATTCTTGGGGTGATGATTGGGGAGCAACAGGAAAAAATTGAACGAGCCCTAGCGCCCTTTACCGAAGCCACCGGCATTGAAGTGGTTTATGAAGGCACCGATACCTTTGCCACCACCTTACCCATTCGGGTCGACTCCGGTCGGGCCCCTGATTTGGCCATGTTTCCCCAACCGGGATTAATGGCGGATTTTGCTAGAGAAGGAAAATTAGTTCCTCTGGGGGAAATTCTAACCTCGGAGGAAATGACAGAGGCCTATGGCCAGGCTTGGTTGGATTTAGCTTCCGTGGATGGCACCGTTTATGGGGTGTGGTATCGAGCTTCGGTGAAGAGTTTAGTCTGGTTCAATCCCCAGCAATTTGCCGCCCATGGTTATGAAGTTCCTGGCACTTGGGAGGAAATGATAGTCCTGAGCCAACAAATTATCGACGAAGGGAAAACCCCTTGGTGCCTGGGCATTGAAAGCGGAGATGCCACCGGTTGGGTGGGCACTGATTGGGTGGAAGATATCATGTTACGCACCGCCGGCCCGGCCACCTATGACCAGTGGGTGAATCATCAAATCCCCTTCAACGCCCCTGTAGTGCAGAATGCATTCAATGTCTTTGGGGAAATTGCCCAGAATGAAAAAATGATTTATGGCGGTAAGGTGGGGGCCCTGAGCACCCCCTTTGGGGACTCTATCCTAGGGCTATTTACCGATCCCCCCCATTGTTATCTGCATCGTCAAGGGAATTTTATTGCCGCGTTTTTGCCCCCCGATCTAAATCCAGCAGAGGTGGATGTGTTCCCCCTGCCCCCCATTGATCCGGCCTATGGGCTACCCATTTTAGTGGGAGGGGACATTTTTGCCATGTTTAATGATACGCCGGAAGCCAGGCAGTTGATGGCATATTTAGCTAGTGCCCAGCCCCATGAAGTAGCGGCTACGTTGGGAGCTTATATTTCTCCCCACAAAAATATTGACCTGAATCTCTATCCCGATCGCCTGACCCGTAAACAGGCGGAAATTTTGAGTAATGCCGAGGTGATTCGTTTTGATGCTTCCGATATGATGCCGGGGGCGGTGGGCACGGGGACGTTTTGGTCTGGCATGGTGGATTACATCGGTGGCACTGACAGTACCCAAGTTCTAGACACCATTGAAAGGAGTTGGCCCCGTTAG
- a CDS encoding carbohydrate ABC transporter permease — translation MTKVHQRTHKTNQTTDFWRKLPIHMAILSIAFIWTLPSLGLFISSLRPRGDMLSTGWWTVFWHPLEITQFYLGNYGDVLRSSGMGEAFLNSLTIAVPATVIPIAIATFAAYAFAWMTFPGRQLLFILVVCLLVVPLQTTLIPVLRVYAQLGLAGTFLGVWLAHTAYGLPLGIYLLRNYIGALPKDLIEAAAVDGASHLKIFTKLIVPLSMPAIASFAVFQFLWVWNDLLVALVYLGGTADVAPVTIQLSNLVGSRGQDWYLLTAGAFISMIVPLVVFFGLQRYFVRGILAGSVKS, via the coding sequence ATGACTAAAGTTCATCAGAGAACGCATAAAACCAATCAAACCACTGATTTTTGGCGAAAACTCCCCATTCACATGGCCATTCTCTCCATTGCTTTCATTTGGACATTGCCTAGTTTGGGTCTATTCATCAGTTCCCTACGCCCCCGGGGGGATATGCTCAGCACCGGTTGGTGGACAGTATTTTGGCACCCCTTGGAAATTACCCAGTTTTATCTAGGCAACTATGGTGACGTTTTACGTTCCTCCGGCATGGGGGAAGCTTTTTTAAACAGTTTGACCATTGCCGTGCCGGCCACGGTGATTCCCATTGCCATTGCCACCTTTGCCGCCTATGCTTTCGCTTGGATGACTTTCCCTGGGCGACAATTACTATTTATTTTGGTGGTCTGCCTACTGGTGGTACCTTTACAAACCACCCTCATTCCCGTTTTGAGGGTCTATGCCCAATTGGGGTTAGCGGGTACGTTCCTTGGGGTTTGGCTAGCCCACACCGCCTATGGTTTACCCTTGGGAATTTACCTGTTACGCAACTACATTGGTGCTCTCCCCAAGGATTTAATTGAAGCGGCCGCAGTGGATGGTGCTTCCCATTTAAAAATTTTTACCAAGTTAATTGTGCCCCTCTCCATGCCGGCGATCGCCTCCTTTGCCGTGTTTCAATTCCTCTGGGTATGGAATGATTTATTGGTCGCCCTAGTTTACCTAGGAGGCACTGCCGACGTTGCTCCTGTTACCATTCAACTGAGTAATTTAGTCGGCTCCCGGGGACAGGATTGGTACTTGTTAACCGCTGGGGCTTTCATCAGCATGATCGTGCCTCTGGTGGTCTTCTTTGGTCTGCAACGGTACTTTGTGCGGGGCATTCTAGCGGGATCGGTTAAATCCTAG
- a CDS encoding DUF5942 domain-containing protein, which yields MIKRFFLTILFFAGLWFALNLYLQQHGLAHRGNYDSLIINFKNDIPTQTLTADIQAIDEKLEKTVDFNSIFSIKNYVYTVKGDGEDLKRLRRSPLTKEVDYIEPNYIYQTLEVPNDPEYGKQWNLRAIAMESAWDQSKGEGVTVAVIDTGVTRVPDLRQTQFVSGYNFVDDNRDTTDYNGHGTHVAGTIAQATNNEYGVAGVAPKAKIMPLKVLGDNGGGTVADIAEAIMYAADNGASVINMSLGGGGESKTLADAIDYAYSKGVVIIAAAGNEGQNAAAYPGRYPKVISVAATDATGNKAEYSNYGAGVDIAAPGGSTDGKDGKILQETIDPDTREPVLIGMQGTSMAAPHVAGTAALIQSVQLQQAKVGLSSGAVDRLTVAEVSEPEAVLKILKASARSVPNDSLNYYGAGHVNAGEAVKQAQQGQISFRDFMRWLRDNGYLNPIFWFDGGAVAFLPKLAMVLGSYLLVFLLRIYLPLQFTWPFNWGLIFGSSGLFFLQGLYIFDLPQWPFRAMGSALPELGNSLPGTGLLNPFFASALIPIGLLLLLLGSPSGKQWSLGVCFGVTVFLLTAAFLGTPLWLIGNGTTAIAFLVVNALICLGLGSLAAKGEH from the coding sequence ATGATCAAACGCTTTTTCCTCACCATTCTGTTCTTTGCCGGTCTGTGGTTTGCCCTCAACCTCTATCTCCAACAACATGGTTTGGCCCACCGCGGCAATTACGATAGCTTGATCATTAATTTTAAAAATGATATTCCCACTCAAACCCTAACGGCGGATATTCAAGCCATCGATGAGAAGCTGGAAAAGACGGTGGATTTTAACAGTATTTTTTCCATTAAAAATTATGTTTACACCGTTAAGGGCGATGGGGAAGATTTAAAACGTCTGCGCCGATCGCCTTTGACCAAAGAAGTAGACTACATCGAACCCAACTATATCTATCAAACGCTGGAAGTTCCCAATGATCCTGAATACGGCAAGCAATGGAATCTCCGGGCGATCGCCATGGAATCTGCTTGGGACCAAAGTAAAGGGGAAGGGGTAACCGTCGCGGTGATTGACACCGGGGTGACTAGGGTACCGGATTTACGACAAACCCAATTTGTTAGCGGCTACAACTTTGTAGATGATAACCGGGACACCACCGACTACAACGGCCATGGCACCCATGTAGCGGGAACCATTGCCCAAGCCACCAATAACGAATACGGTGTTGCGGGTGTTGCGCCCAAAGCCAAAATTATGCCCCTGAAAGTATTGGGGGATAACGGCGGCGGCACGGTAGCGGACATTGCCGAAGCGATTATGTATGCGGCGGATAACGGGGCCAGCGTGATTAACATGAGCTTGGGGGGCGGTGGTGAAAGCAAGACCCTAGCCGATGCCATTGACTACGCCTACAGCAAAGGGGTGGTAATTATTGCGGCGGCCGGTAATGAAGGACAAAATGCAGCGGCCTACCCTGGTCGGTACCCGAAGGTGATTAGTGTGGCGGCCACCGATGCCACCGGTAACAAAGCGGAATATTCCAACTATGGCGCTGGGGTAGACATTGCGGCTCCTGGGGGGAGCACCGACGGCAAAGATGGCAAAATCCTCCAGGAAACCATTGACCCCGATACCAGGGAACCAGTACTCATAGGTATGCAGGGTACTAGCATGGCGGCTCCCCATGTGGCCGGCACAGCGGCCCTAATCCAATCCGTCCAACTACAACAGGCCAAAGTGGGTTTATCTTCTGGGGCCGTCGATCGCCTGACGGTGGCAGAGGTATCGGAACCAGAGGCGGTGTTAAAAATTCTCAAAGCCTCCGCCCGTTCTGTGCCCAACGATAGTCTGAACTACTACGGTGCCGGCCATGTCAACGCCGGGGAAGCGGTCAAACAGGCCCAACAGGGACAGATTTCCTTCCGGGATTTCATGCGCTGGTTACGGGACAACGGTTACCTCAATCCCATTTTTTGGTTTGACGGCGGGGCTGTGGCGTTTTTGCCCAAACTAGCCATGGTGTTGGGTTCCTATCTGTTGGTATTCCTGCTGCGGATTTATCTACCGCTGCAATTTACCTGGCCCTTCAACTGGGGATTAATTTTTGGCAGCTCGGGGCTATTCTTTCTGCAAGGTCTATACATTTTTGACTTGCCCCAATGGCCTTTCCGAGCCATGGGCAGTGCCCTGCCGGAGTTGGGCAACAGTCTTCCTGGGACTGGTTTGTTAAATCCATTTTTTGCCAGTGCGCTCATTCCCATTGGCTTGTTGTTGCTATTGCTGGGCAGTCCCAGTGGCAAACAGTGGTCTTTGGGGGTTTGTTTTGGGGTAACTGTCTTTTTATTAACCGCCGCTTTCCTTGGTACTCCCCTATGGTTAATCGGCAACGGCACCACGGCGATCGCCTTTTTGGTGGTTAACGCCCTAATTTGCCTGGGACTTGGTTCTTTGGCTGCCAAGGGAGAACATTAA
- a CDS encoding carbohydrate ABC transporter permease, whose amino-acid sequence MFYRVVNVLLAIAIGCGGVIGLFYLANYAINALPKPWNQRILPWIYVAPALLFLSAYLVLPTLETIYLSFFDGRSKNFVGLENYVFAFTDHTMLVAFRNNLLWLVLVTGISVSLGLIIAVLADKVRYEAIAKSIIFLPMAISFVGASVIWKFVYAYRPAGAEQIGLLNAIVTSLGFAPVGWLVERSVNNFALIAIMIWLYTGFCMVILSAAVKGIPADVIEAARIDGANSWQIFWRITIPMIRSTLLVVSTTMVILVLKVFDIVFVMTGGNQGTEVIASLMIKEMFNYRNFGRGSTIAVVLLLLIVPVMITNIRRFKAQEKLR is encoded by the coding sequence TTGTTTTATCGCGTTGTTAATGTTCTGTTGGCGATCGCCATTGGTTGTGGCGGGGTAATTGGTTTGTTTTATCTTGCTAACTACGCCATTAATGCCCTACCCAAACCTTGGAATCAAAGAATATTGCCCTGGATTTATGTGGCCCCGGCTTTACTATTTCTGTCGGCCTATCTAGTCTTGCCTACCCTGGAGACTATTTACCTCAGTTTTTTTGACGGACGATCAAAGAATTTTGTCGGGCTAGAAAACTATGTTTTTGCCTTCACAGACCACACCATGTTGGTGGCCTTCCGCAATAACTTACTCTGGTTAGTACTAGTTACAGGCATCAGTGTTAGTTTGGGATTAATTATTGCTGTCCTAGCGGATAAAGTCCGCTACGAAGCGATCGCCAAATCGATCATCTTTTTACCCATGGCCATTTCCTTTGTGGGGGCCAGCGTCATTTGGAAATTTGTCTATGCCTACAGACCAGCGGGAGCCGAACAAATCGGCCTGCTCAATGCCATTGTAACCAGTTTGGGCTTTGCCCCAGTGGGATGGTTGGTGGAGCGATCAGTGAACAACTTTGCCCTGATTGCCATTATGATTTGGCTCTACACCGGCTTTTGTATGGTTATTCTTTCGGCGGCGGTGAAGGGTATTCCCGCTGATGTCATTGAAGCGGCCAGGATTGACGGGGCGAACAGTTGGCAAATTTTTTGGCGCATTACCATTCCCATGATCCGCTCTACCCTGTTGGTAGTTAGTACTACAATGGTGATTTTAGTGCTAAAAGTCTTCGACATTGTTTTTGTCATGACCGGCGGCAACCAGGGCACGGAAGTAATTGCTAGTTTGATGATTAAAGAAATGTTTAACTATCGCAACTTTGGCCGGGGAAGTACCATTGCTGTCGTTTTGTTGCTGTTAATTGTGCCGGTGATGATCACCAATATTCGTCGTTTTAAAGCTCAGGAGAAATTACGTTAA